The window AAGCGTGGTCCGTTTAATAATAGGGGGTAAGGTGGCCAAACGAGCTTCTCTCCATTCCATTCCAAGCCTTTGGAATCATGCATTGGCGTCATCGaaattgttatttgttttgaaGCCACTTTTTGTATTCAAGTGAAGGAAAAAAGTTTATAGGCGATGATTCTTTGGGGACCACTATTTACTGTACTATCAAAATCTAAAACACCCAAGCCCTTGTTATTCACATACATTGGTTGCAACTTTTAACATTGATAGTGACAGATTATGACTAGCTAACCccattttttgttcttattttctcTTCCTATCACATTTAAAGGATTGATGAAAATAACACTCCCCAAACAAAATTGGTTCCCATATTAAGGAGGAAACATGGGGGAGGGGATGAGATTTTTCTTATCCTTCTTTTCTTGCATGCCAGCATCTAGGCAgcttttttcttgctttgtttcaAAGATATCCAAGATGATTAAAGTGAAGGGTGTTGGGTGGAATAAGATTCACATAAAATAGAGGACCacaacaaaaaaggaaagaagaagaagaagagatgaAGCATATGTTCCAAattcaatcatttttttttttacaacaaAGTTTCatctacatatatattatgtcccaatttcaaagcaaaaatcaTTTGAAACTTCATTAGGAAATACCCAAAGGTTGATTCAACATTTTATTCATTAGATATCTACCAAACTTTATAATTTGCATTAGTATGGTGGAATTAAGTTCACCAAAtaattctttcctttttagatgctaatattattataaaaaaatatatatatgaactGGGATGTAACCCAATAATCCGGCATAGAGTTGGTTGAGGTTTAGATTATCAGATTAGGTCATTACATTGCAATATTCAATCTAGAATCTGTGCTTTATGCCAGGACAGTTCATTGGTTGGTGGTTGTCATGTAAGAAGTGGTTAAACACCCtccccttttttatttctttaatttttttttattatagaaCAAATATACAGCTAATCCAGTTTTGCTTTAGATTTTAGCATAAGGAGGTTATGCAATGACCATCTAAGATTTCAGAAGACAATGAAAGCATAATTTGTCCTCCTAACCGTTTGACTTGATGGTCCAAGCTCTAATATAGAACAAAGAGTATACAAGTCTTGATTACAATATCTATAAGATTTGTTTAATACAATGAAATAAGGTAAGAaggaaaagataattttattttttatattaaaaaaaaatcaaagaagaaaaagaaaagcaaaaaggaAAACCCACCCTTCTTTTTACCTTTGGCAATGTCATGGTCGGAATATTGGATATTCCCATTCTCTTTTAAGCATTGGATGCTCCCTCTTTGGAGTACCCAAAGTCCTTTGAAAGGACTCCCAACTCATAACCCCAAATCtacaagagaaagaaagcaaaagcTCCCCGTAAGTTGCATTACACTCAACAAAAGAGAACGCAACGAAAGTTAATGGGGGTTGAAATATACTACCACTTTATGATGCATGAATGACTCTGAGTTGGCCAAATGGGATgcgagacagagagagagagagtggaatCATGACTCATTGAAATATGAACGATGCCGCACAATCGGCTTGCCCTCCACATATATATCGACAAACATCGGCCCACATTTAAAAGCCCATAGTTTTTTTTCCCCCTCTTTCATATCATATGATATTTTGCTTTCAACATATCGAATTATCAACGTAAAATCATATGGAACTTGATGTGGTGGGGGCTACCATTGCACAAACTAACTTTCCTGTTCCATTATGGAAAGTCTGGtgaaatttaattcaaaattatacatatattaaaaaatattataataataatttgaagTGGTTCAATATTTGTGATGATAATATTTTGTTAAGCACTTTGAAAGATGCTTTATCAAAAGAGTCAAATGACATCATTgaggaggaaaaagaaagagagttCGTGATATGTCTTGATCCTCCTTATAAGACAAGATAGCTATATGCTTAGagcaaaaaatattaaaccaAGGGATTGTGGAGCAAGCAAACATTTCCACCTATCTAATCATTGTTGGAAgaatagaaaatatataaagaaaaccCTTAGGTTAAGCTATCTATCAGGTCAGGATTAGCCATGTAAAACTAccccttgaaaaatcacactaCAACTTTATTAATGGTGTGACCTTCAGATTGGAAAAAGGCAGGTCCAGGAATTGCCCTTTGGTGCATGGAGGGCCCAGATCTTTCACATTATTTCTTAGATAAAATCAATGGTTAGGCAGCACGTGTCGGTTCGAGACTGGTCCAAAAGCGGACCACAAGGACTATAAAGATCCTACGCCCTTAAATTCAACGACAAAGTACAAGGATTGGAGGCATGCCACAACTTTGGACATTGTCATTAATTCTCAGGTTTAGGACTACTGTCCACCTAAATGGGCTCAACTTTAGCTTGTTTTTGTTGTTATCAGTTCACACCCAAATGGAAAATGAGCACATGGGCAAGAAACCCAAGTTCCCAGATTTTAATTGTTCATTCTTGGGGCGCATCAtatggaaaagaaaatcataacGTTCGTGTTCCtatttgaaaaaagaatagTGATTGCACAAATTATTCAGATATTCTGTTCAATAGGTATCATACATCAATTTGGAAGGAACTTTCAAATCATGCAACTCAAACAATCACAACAAAAAGAAGGATGGGATGCCATGAATTAAAACTTCAATTCTTTAGTATGATACAATGCACCAAGCAGATGCTGTTGTTAGCTCAGTAGGTCTTGAGACCGACAATTGATCTGTTCAGTGGAGGTAAAAGAGTAGAGTGTATTGGATGAGAGTATGAGAGGATAAAGGTGAGAGTTGGACCGATAAGCAGATTCACAGTTGAGCTGCATTCAGCCCAAGAAGTACTAATACATATGCTTGAATACTAGTCCAACAGTATCCTACTATAACTCTTCAGTGACGTAATTACCAGCAAACAGGATTCAAGCAAGTTTAATCAAAGACAGACCGAGTACACAAACATTTCCATTAGTCActaaattcttgaaaaatgGACAAAACCCTGCTTATTTTATAGTTCTTTGACTATAATGGACAAAATCAGTTACAAATTTGGTACTGATGGGAAGTCACAGGGGTGTAATTTCAACTATGCCTGCCAGCATCGTCCTCTCCAAATCATGTTCATCAATCCACATTGAACTTTGTCTGTGCAGTAGCTCACGCATCTCTTTCTTCTTACCCTCATGTTTTTTTTGTGTTGTTCTCCAATATTCAAGCTTTTCTGCTCTTTCTTTCAACTGCATTCATACAAATCGAAATCTTGAGCATAAGATAGAGAGCTTATATATGCAGGATCAAGTaacttattttcaaattaaaaattagaaataagGTCACAACCATGAGGTCTAACATGttcatgtacatatatatagagTGAACAGATAGCAGACAGTGTGTCCTTAACATGAAAGGATTTCAATGCATTTAAATGATCCATAAGACCCTAGAATGGCAGCAACGGCAGTAAAAGAGAACTTGCACCCAGCAGTATATgtgaaaacaacaaaatcctAACGACTGTTCTGCAGATAAGCAACATGATCACATTAAAGCATGAAAAAAACTTCTGCTTTGAGAACAAGAAATGCTTCAAAAAAGCCAGTTCCTATCCAGCTCCACACGCAATCAACCATATCCTAAATAACAAAGATTGCTTATTGACAACAATTATTGCCAGTTATACGAGATGTTTACAATTCTACTCTATGTCTCCTTAATGCCAGCAATTCCTTGCTCATATCTACAAGTGCAGATTTAACAAGTCTATGATAACTTGAAAGGTTCAATTTTGGAAGTCATATTTTTGATGCCGCAATGGCTAGTATGGTCTATGGATGGCCAATCTCAACACAGCTCATAGTCTTTTGTTTCTGTGTTAGCACCCTTCCATTGAATACAAAAATGACTTGGTAATAAGCAAGGTATTGTCCTCAAAAATCTTTTGGTTGCCATAATTGTCGGGCATAGTTTTTTCACTTAGCTTTAGTAAACTGAGAATCAACCATATTTACCAAGGTAGTCGAGGGAATAAGTATTATAATATCCAACATTCATACACCCAAttccaattctttttttccatttttctcaaTATACAAAGTGTAAAAGCTATAACATTAGTTCTTCGATTCTCTTTATACAAGGGAAAAAATACGCTAAGGAGATTCTCTTACTCAACTCAAACAAACCTCCCAATTTCCAAACACCAAAATCAAACTGCATTAATATCTAACTAAACCGAAAACATTTCgatttttatccttttttacTATTGCAATTCACAATAAAATCGAAGGAAAAATAATGGGTGGTAAAAGATACCAGGGTTTGTCGAAACTCTTCTTCAGCAATCATACGCTCTTGGGCTCTAACCTTAGCAGCCTCAGCCTTAAGCCTTTTCCGCTCCTCATTGGCAACTCTAATAGCCTCTTTCCTGGCCTCTTCTTTCCTCAGCTTCTCCAGCCGCGACAGCTCCATCTCGTGGATGTATTCCTTGCGGACATCTTTGACCTGCTTGGCATAGTCTCTTCGCAACTGAGCGAGTTTCTTTTCGGCGTCTTTGGGGTCGTTGGGGCTCTTCCAGCTTCCCAAGAAGGAGCTGGGTTCTAAAAATTTGTGGCTCTGTTGGTGGTTGCTGTGGTGGGACGATTTTGAGGAGAAGGAGCGGAGTAGGGTTTTGGAGAGGGTTTTGAAAGAGGAAGAGCCAGTGGTTGCCATTGCTTCCCTCTGGGGTCCCGATTGCTGAAGCAGAAAAGGGGAGAGCTGGTTTTGTTTGGGTTGGATTAAAAGGCTGGGCCTAGATTTAgttttacaataataatttagGAACCCTTTTagatttagaatttttttttctattttcattatattttatccataatattaattaacaaaataagaaaaataactgGAAAATTCTATTAAGAAAGAACaagattttaaatcaaaatgtttaaatatCTTTGTGTGTAAAGTGGAGTACTTGCAAACTCTCTTTTCCCTAAATGGAGTTCAAATCAAAGCATTTTTAAACCATCGCCCAGAACTCACTTGGACGGTTTCAGACAGCTGATCAGATTTGGAGACAGGTTCTGACCAACCAATTTCAATGGAACCTCTAAACATGCACGAAAAATCTCTTGCCTTCTTTGGCTTTCGAATCATTTGAAGACAGCAAACTCGAGCATAAAACACGATCTATAATCTCAGTAGAAAGCGttttttgatataaattaatcaTGCTTCTATACGTCGATGCGTTCTACCAAGGTATAAAAACTATACACATCTTTTAGGAAACTATATGCGAATACCTTACAATGAATGAATTAGCTTGTTGAATGCTGTCCATGCATACACCAATGTTCCTAGCAAAACCTTTAATGTATCAGTAATGCCTTATATCTTCATGTTAAAGATTCTGGTAATGGTCTACTTAAATCCCATTAAGGAGCTCCTCAAAAACCTGTATTTCGCCCTCGGGGAATTCCATGTTCTCTAGGAAAAATCCTTCACTAAAATGTATTGGTAGCATACAACTCAGCACTGTCAGAGACTGTTTCATAGCAGGGGCCTTCAATTTGCAGTCTGGTCGACCCAAATATGAGCCATAACTTTGGTGACCAGATTCTGAGCCATAACTTTGGTGACCAGATTCTTTGGCATCAAAAGTAGGCAATCAAGGGGCCGTTCCAGCATTTCAGGTAATTTCaaagattaatttgttcatTGATTTCCACAAAATCACATATAGAACAAGGCACCACCATTTAGGACATGATTTCGAAATCCTTCCGCTGCCTTGGCATCAAAACAACCAATTGCAGCTTGCCATGCTGGCAAAGTTTGATAGGATTTGTATATACTGTAAGCTTAGCTTCATTATCACTTAAAAGAACATGTGCAATGCTGAAAGAGTCACCTTTTTCAGCAGCAAATTGCCACTCTCTCGTTGATATATTGAACCAGTCTTTCCTTGCAGATTTGGTTGCTTTAACTTCAATGTATTCTATATGACCTCCTTCCTCTTCTACCACTAAATCAAAGGGTAACCCAGTTTCATTATCCTTATTGACCCATTTCACTGTCTTACCCAGCTTGCCAGTAAAGTGTTTGAAAGCAGCAAGCTCACCCAGTTTCCCAGTTAGCAAAGCTTGTGCTGCAGAGGGTGTGCCAGTATGAAGCTGATCTCTCTGGctaaaatcaaatgaaataaacCCGGTATTAAGCTGATTTCTCTtgttaaattcaaatgaaacCAGCTCAGGGCTATCCGACACTAGACTTATATCAACAGGATCAAATGCAATTCTCACACTGGAATCAGCTGGACTGCAAGTGTTGCCATGTTCGCATTCCATACGTTCAGAATCTGGCAAAATTAGAAGTGTTGAGGTTGTTGCCTTATTGTCTCCCATGGACATACCAGTCTTGATCTCAACTGGAACACCACTGCTGGTATGTGAATCAGTGACCTCAGAACCATTATATGTATGCTTTTCTGAGCCATCATTAGGTTGTGAAATAGGTGCCTGTCTCTTACTGAGACCAGGTGCTGTTTTCCAATCCACAGGTGGCCAGCTTGAGAAAATCTCTGTTTTTTTCTTGGACTTGGAAGTGGATTGCTCATTTACTGCTGTTGGGCCTGAACTATTCTCAAGAAATTCACTATTTTGTGCCTCATTCGGTGCAAAAGAAAGGGACCAAACAGGTTCTTCATCAGGAAGTTTTGGCACCTTTTGGCTGTTCAAGATGAAAAACTCTGTCTGTTCTTCATTAGAACCAGATTTCACCATAGTTGTGACCATGTGAAGGAAATTTGCCAAGTGCAAATCAGGAGTTCCACCAAATAACAAGCGAGAAAACTCCATATATAACGCATGAGAATCTGATTCAGGAGTGGTGTACAAAATATTATCctgtaaaaattaaataaaaggtTTTAATATTTACCATATAAAATTGGAGATAATATCTATTTCTCCGTACAACCAGAAAGCCAACGATAGTTTGACCACTCAGATTtactaatttatttgaaatgaagGACATGAATGAATGGACAAAATAGATATtccatcatttaatttttctcatcAAGGAACTATAGACTAAAGTGTGGACATAACTAGTCATCGCTTATGCTAAAGATAAGCAATCTCAAAACTGGCAAGATGTAAGACACAATGTTAAGCAGTCTGCATAATGTTGTTAACACATGCCATGTATCTAGCCTGTTGAAGcacaataaaataatcaatttaTACTTCAGCATTACAGTAAGCATCTAACTACTACCATGCACAGCATGGAATTTTATGCTCTTATGCATTTCacaaaaaaagataatttatcaaaacaaaaatctaaGAATAAACAATAAAAGTACAACGGAGGGTGCTGCTATCCTACAGacaaattttcaacattaatCCTGCCAGAACTTTAATTTCAGTAGGCTTTATATAtcacataaacaaaaaaaatccacTCCATACCTGCAGAAGACAGGTGCATTTAAATTGCTTCTTCGCCACAATGCCACAGCACTTTATGACATTCCTGTAGTACAGCTTGTCAATGACaacaatttttaaatgatttatattATCAAATCCAGATTGCTTGAGTTGAATATAATTATTGGGATGAACACTGTATAAGTAGCGTTGTGCAAAAGGAAGAGCCCAGTTCACCAAGGAAGCTTTGAAGCTACCATCTGCTCGGCCACCGTACACTGCTTCACGAGTAACAACCTacgtaaaagcaaaagcatGAGGGCCAGAGAAAGGAGATACACATTCAGTAGGTCACATTTTTAGCATAGATACAAAGGGTTCAGTAGGTCATATTTTTAGCATAGATACAAAGGTAACTGCCCTTCAACTTCACGAAATATTTGTACTGACTTCTAACCTTCTAGTGATAACCTGAGCTAACCCCTCATTTCCAactaatgatatttttaagtAAGTAGATGTGTCTGTGGCCATGTGTTGGTCTACTGGTGTGGATTTAGCATCTAAAGGTTCATAAGTAGCCATTAATAATACTCTGTATTAATAAGAACACATTGGGGAAAAAAGGGAGGGACATagacaaataaacaaaaaccaTAGGAGATCATGAGAAAGCTGCATAAGTTGCAGAAAATCATaacttttaaactttaaaaaaccTAAGTAACGAGTATGCCGACTATGCAAATGGTGCATGTACTGAAAATTGAATGAAGACCATCCTTATCTGCATGACATTTTGACCTATGTGAAGCTTCCATGGGTTCAATCAGAAATATCAAAAATCTTATAAACAGTtgtacaaaataaaaaaattaaagcaccactttgacaaataaaatataatttcctCTAACAATATTTGGAATGAAATCACAAGAATTCCAAATATACCAAGAACAATTCAGATGACTTGTtattaaaaaaggaaagtgAAACAGACAAAATGCTTAACCCATATGATTGAGTTTCCAGACACTTGaaggtaaaatatttcaatatccTAAGTACTTGCTTTTCAATCACACACAAATAAGCAGATATCTTACCTCAGAAAGAACAGGAATCCCTATGGTTCGCATTAGAATGGACACTTTAGTCTGAAGTAACTCTTTCTCATTATCATTGAGAGTGCCAAAGTAGAGAAAATCAATATTATCGAAGTGCTTAaatctcttccttaacttgtCATCATCACACCAGCACACTAAACCAAAAGACGGGTGCAAGGAAACCCATTTATCTAGCACAGTGGGAAGCACAGTATACTCTGATTTATTAAGACAGTCTTTCATGTGAATGATATCTTCGGAACTTAGTAATCCAGACTTCAGTCCATCAGCCCACTTCAGAAACACTTGGAAAGCCTAAGACATTAAAGAATAGATTAGATTATAGCATGGCTGATTGAGGGACAACATAAACTCTGTTGGATTTAGTCACTTACAGCATTAGCAGCTTGCGAAGGCAAAGTAAGTGTTGATAGCTGCAGCAAAATATCAAGGTAACCACAGAAAGAAGGTTTCTCAGGCACTTTGCATTCATTAACAAAAAAGTCATGGAGACCTGGATAAACATTGGACAATATTCTGTTTAAGGGGCGCTGATTCTCAACAAATGAGCCAGACTGAGAATGATTATGCATCATTTGGTCCATCATTCCAGTTGAATCATGCCAATATACTTCTTCAGAAGACAAGAATATGCCAGACACCACATCGTCAGGCCTTGAAGCAGACTGGTATGGAACAAATATAGAAGGTGCTGCGTGGAACTTCTCAGCAATTTTCTGCGCTTCATTATGTACTTCATTCCAAATAAATGTATATAATCTGGACATTTGTGCTATGCTGGCATGCAAATAAGTCAGTTAAATTCAAATGAGACGGggtatatgaaaaataaaaacagttATAGACACAGAAATAAAGGTCAATGCAGATAGAACAGATATTCAGAGCCCTAAATTCAGAGTATGAGAAAAGTAATTTATGTTGCTATAAAGAAAATTCTTCACAATAGCGGGAATCATATCACAACATTCtgcaaaattttttgaaacaggttaaaattaattgtagAACCCAGtgagaaacaaaagaatatcAGAATCCCTAAAATGAACACAAAAATACacaaaaacatatatatttctgaaagaagaaaaacttgaGGAACTGCCCACTAAAGTACCCACAACATAGTCACctaattttacaaataaaaacttCTTATCCTTTCCCAAGGTCACCTACACAAAATTTAAAGGCAGATGTATCTGTCAAGGTTTTCCTCCCACTTATCAACTTTACATGTAATGGCAAAATCAGGGATTATCATATTGATAATATTAGTTCTTCAATCAAAACAAAACTGATAGATATCTTTCAATTATGCTAGAATTAAGAGAAGATAAACTATGTTCTCAATAATTAGTTTCTGTATCATAACATACAGCGTTGTAATATCACCAATTGGTTAGATGTTCAGGGATCAGTGAAACATCATCCACCATCCAACCATGTCAAACGAGAAGCCTTGGAAGAAGCCAAACTTATTTCATCAAACAATATGTATCTATTCCAAAGACTCAAACATCATAGCAGAATGGCAGTAATACCTGGCCTTGAAAGGGGTCTCAGATCTCCATAATTTTAGAACCTTGAGGACATCATCAAGCGTAACTTGAGTTTTAAAGCCAATATCATTTACTAGCTTTCCACTTCTCACCTAAAAAGAAGCATATAACATTGGATTTAAAGTCAGAAAAATTCTTATGCTGAAGGGAAGAAGTAAAATTTCTTACTGTTGTAAGAGTAGGTATTGATTTGACACAACCTTCAGAACTTTCAGAGAGAAGGTTCAATGAGAAGAAACAATTTTATGCCATCATCAAATGATAATATCAATATCAAACAAACCTTTGGAACAGCATATGGTGCAAATGCACCTAGGATTGAACGCACTGGATCACAGTCATGGAACAACTCTTTAGCATAGTGAAGCTTATCATCCATGCTAGATACCACCCACTGGATATCACAGATTTTGcacaaaaatgaagatttgaaagGTCTACTATCACCACATGATTTCAGATTGCAGCAACCAGCAGCTTTCCCACTAAAACAATCATCCCAAAGTTCATCAAGAACCTCCAACAAGTACGTACAGCCTTCCTGATTGCCACTTGCGGACAATAGGGATAACAACTGACCTAACTCATAAGATTCCCAATCCTTGACAACTGATCCAGGGGCAATTAAGTCCCAATCTGACAAGAAACTCTGAATAACAGAATGAGACATATCAGCAAAGCTTTTATCAAGTTGAACCACTTGCACAAAATCTGTGACACCAATTTCCAGGAAAAAGTCCCTCCACTTCTTCAAACCAGATGAGAGCAACCTGGAAGCTGGATGCTTCAAATATGTGATATCAACCTCATGCCATTTCACATCCAAGTCATTTATCAACCTATTTATATTGACAGGGTTATCAAATTCTTTACTAAAATGAACTGATACTTCAACTGGTCTTTTAAAGCCATAATTTGTTAATATAAAAGCTTTATTTCGTAACTCTGAGATAATGTAATCCCTCTCAACACGACAACTCGAACAGCTAGATTGTAAGTGAATCATCACAAAGCAGAGGTAATCTATCATCAAATTCCTGTCTCTAGTTTTGATTCTTTCATCAGATATATCTGGCAAAATATGCACCTTAACGATTTCATGTGCAGAGAGCTGTTGGACACCAATATTCTGAAGCACACTAGTAATGTTTCCCACTAGAGTCATATCTACATATGAGATACTGACAGCTGATGCAGAAAAAAGGGCAGGACTAACAAACCGAAGTTTAGCATACAATGTAGGAAAAGCTTCAAGCCCAAGCTCCCCTTCAAACCCATTATTTATGGCATCCGAGTGTAACCAAATTGTACCTTCATCAACGGAGCTAAAGGTACCATCTGAAAGAGGAAGAAATGGAATTTTCCTAAGATTATCTACGAGAACTGTTTCTATTTCACAAATGAGTGAGGCCTGCCCAGAAGAATGAAATGAGATTGTATGAAACTCGTTCAACCAAGATGATATCCAAGGTAGGCCCATAGATTTAAGGCCATTTTCTCTTTGACACAAAGAAGATATAATCTGGACAAGAACTTTGGGACCATAGTCCTGTATACCTAATGCCCTAGCCAAAGCATCAGAGAAAACTATGTCCTTGTCCAAATATCCAAGACCAAGGTGCTCATGGAGAAAGGCATCAGGAAAAAGCTTACGAGCCGATTCAGTCCAGCCTCTTAGAACTCTGCAAGGGGGTACCCACTGATTTTTGTCTCCTTCCAAAATAAAGCAGTTTGACATTCGTAACTTAGAGATGATCATTCGAGGAAGGCAAGAAAAAAATCCATGCACTTCCCCAACAAGCGGAACAAAACTCATGTAGACTGTGACAGCTTTTCCAGGATTTTCCTGGAAACAAGGGAGGGAACAAAATGATCTCTCTGCACAAACAAACAAACTGGGATACTGTGACAGTAACCACTGGTTCCAGGGGCTATCTACATCAACTTCCTCTCTAGATGaaggaagaacaaaatcaCCTTGAAGAATAAATTTCAGACCATATGTCctcaaaggaagaaaagcaaaaacagGTTGTTGGTCCAGAAATGGTCTGTAACACCCGCACTCAGACTCCTGCAGTGTAAATGCTATAGAAATCTCCGTTATTTGCACATCACGATGAATAATATCAGCCTGCAACTTCTGGGATGCTACAAACCATGTCATGTTATCTGTCCCACATGAAACCTTTACAATACCATTACccacaatttcttttctcataACAATAGAAGAATTATTGAGCAAGTTCCGAAACACAATACACTGAAGCCTGTGGAGAAAGAGTAATAAGGAAGGATGAAGATCGGAaaacatggagacaatattgTTCATATCATTTCCCTTAGATGTTACTGATCTAAAGGGAAGAATAACGCAAGTGTTCCAACATTTATTATCCAGCTGATTATTGCATCCACTCAACAGCATTTTAAAAGAGTCAACATTACAAGCAGGTACTAGAGTTGGCAAAACAAAACCTATCTGACCATCACTTATATCAAACTTGACATGAAACCCATTGGAATGAATCTCAGGAGCATCTGTAACCTGCAAAATGCCCAAAAAAAACTCATAGAAACCAGTAATTAACACAATACACCCAGTAAGTACCTTTCAATTGAGATTCTTGTAGCAAAGAGTGCAGGAAAAAGTTTCGAGTGAGTAGTAGATCGGCATACTAA is drawn from Theobroma cacao cultivar B97-61/B2 chromosome 4, Criollo_cocoa_genome_V2, whole genome shotgun sequence and contains these coding sequences:
- the LOC18602688 gene encoding uncharacterized protein LOC18602688 isoform X1, translating into MRGRHQGHRPFRPPGGRPPHQPQFQPLNPNFALQDPNVLQLIQALTTQIQPNFPLQQNPNNFFFQNPNNFLPQNPNIPSQQQKQQELYSSSSYIQPRNQRDTTASGQVPKDVRERADQAVKQAWRELIASGKSVTAWKVSQAALVALQVDSWSSLGLDMHGIPSLQKIMTIEGRVNAFIQCFVGVRHITTLYELEMAICENEGVKTFGKLELGPLLHHPLILRYFLLNSNNMEVFKITTEDIIAHLHEYMDSHENQEINIDEFLDFVADKQAITSKEKLGVHIRNLTMHASFITKAKREKDFKIKKCQKGLKLKKHLKGQKLKERYINMSQQVESFIAVHKDFCGKHIRFDLSSSEEEDSNDSAHEDEKNDNDEGNNSKLASQTINSSDRVSSCPYPSATEELTRLGLKDGMSKPSPSTGSSRHNNCTGSFKRKRKIGCPSPSISRLPKLSRRDGEEQDVVPNENGNEAKESSNLDEADISLSDNLMKTFITTWKEACREHTTAEVLQRMLSFYKSTAQKRKKMKSMLSSYPFIGLLNVAVTSIRKGMWDSTYDTIQAGRQFELTNTADNHSEYESIDVEPSEKDASILTNIHYVTAEDVIRKIIAYFELNHEIHGGKAHKEHKLIFLRKLFNCESWLAEQFNVTEFKSLAHGEFFMFLERHACLLPIELQKLLAAEICEKSPLEACILQHLLIVLISQASYNSDNQIITKEIIHALLIKQFPLFRFKVKENGSMEDFLEVMEKSKNDISSKCVMFSASLLGMCHNGDSLAYDENYSSETNSVPNARMDKSVASKDAMAVLLRAPMLSDLNSWSHWDVLFAPSLGSLLVWLLNEVNAKELLCLVTKDGKVIRIDHSATTDSFMEAALKGSAFETALKLLSLCSLTGGIKHLPLALLKHHAHMAFDVLLKNHMENMEVADDQNSIMNGKALLRSKLLQDVSLGNLGSELQMNLIQMNKAVSHASRFFLDCLCYLPSEFHGCAADILLHGLRSVVKDCPSAILSQCNELRQRVMLHDVGLSLGIVEWIQDYHKFCSTDIRNIFLSPEGVGMKTGRSELKTRSNYMQNAIDRLSYAEKEIIMSDRSDKQEVRHVIDGAEVSSESLGNKNRKQSSEVGELTDPALVIESIRRDEFGLDPSLSDMESSMLKKQHARLGRALHCLSQELYSQDSHFLLELVQNADDNVYSGNVEPTLTFILQESGIIILNNEQGFSAQNIRALCDVGSSTKKGCAGYIGKKGIGFKSVFRVTDAPEIHSNGFHVKFDISDGQIGFVLPTLVPACNVDSFKMLLSGCNNQLDNKCWNTCVILPFRSVTSKGNDMNNIVSMFSDLHPSLLLFLHRLQCIVFRNLLNNSSIVMRKEIVGNGIVKVSCGTDNMTWFVASQKLQADIIHRDVQITEISIAFTLQESECGCYRPFLDQQPVFAFLPLRTYGLKFILQGDFVLPSSREEVDVDSPWNQWLLSQYPSLFVCAERSFCSLPCFQENPGKAVTVYMSFVPLVGEVHGFFSCLPRMIISKLRMSNCFILEGDKNQWVPPCRVLRGWTESARKLFPDAFLHEHLGLGYLDKDIVFSDALARALGIQDYGPKVLVQIISSLCQRENGLKSMGLPWISSWLNEFHTISFHSSGQASLICEIETVLVDNLRKIPFLPLSDGTFSSVDEGTIWLHSDAINNGFEGELGLEAFPTLYAKLRFVSPALFSASAVSISYVDMTLVGNITSVLQNIGVQQLSAHEIVKVHILPDISDERIKTRDRNLMIDYLCFVMIHLQSSCSSCRVERDYIISELRNKAFILTNYGFKRPVEVSVHFSKEFDNPVNINRLINDLDVKWHEVDITYLKHPASRLLSSGLKKWRDFFLEIGVTDFVQVVQLDKSFADMSHSVIQSFLSDWDLIAPGSVVKDWESYELGQLLSLLSASGNQEGCTYLLEVLDELWDDCFSGKAAGCCNLKSCGDSRPFKSSFLCKICDIQWVVSSMDDKLHYAKELFHDCDPVRSILGAFAPYAVPKVRSGKLVNDIGFKTQVTLDDVLKVLKLWRSETPFKASIAQMSRLYTFIWNEVHNEAQKIAEKFHAAPSIFVPYQSASRPDDVVSGIFLSSEEVYWHDSTGMMDQMMHNHSQSGSFVENQRPLNRILSNVYPGLHDFFVNECKVPEKPSFCGYLDILLQLSTLTLPSQAANAAFQVFLKWADGLKSGLLSSEDIIHMKDCLNKSEYTVLPTVLDKWVSLHPSFGLVCWCDDDKLRKRFKHFDNIDFLYFGTLNDNEKELLQTKVSILMRTIGIPVLSEVVTREAVYGGRADGSFKASLVNWALPFAQRYLYSVHPNNYIQLKQSGFDNINHLKIVVIDKLYYRNVIKCCGIVAKKQFKCTCLLQDNILYTTPESDSHALYMEFSRLLFGGTPDLHLANFLHMVTTMVKSGSNEEQTEFFILNSQKVPKLPDEEPVWSLSFAPNEAQNSEFLENSSGPTAVNEQSTSKSKKKTEIFSSWPPVDWKTAPGLSKRQAPISQPNDGSEKHTYNGSEVTDSHTSSGVPVEIKTGMSMGDNKATTSTLLILPDSERMECEHGNTCSPADSSVRIAFDPVDISLVSDSPELVSFEFNKRNQLNTGFISFDFSQRDQLHTGTPSAAQALLTGKLGELAAFKHFTGKLGKTVKWVNKDNETGLPFDLVVEEEGGHIEYIEVKATKSARKDWFNISTREWQFAAEKGDSFSIAHVLLSDNEAKLTVYTNPIKLCQHGKLQLVVLMPRQRKDFEIMS